From the genome of Helicobacter pylori, one region includes:
- a CDS encoding M48 family metallopeptidase produces MKAYCLTLNDTDIAIEKKDIKHLHISVCPPDGSVHVSCPLALSDEGLRLSLIKRLPWIKEQQQNFLNQNRQSQRGMLERESHYLFGKRYLLKMEHTTQKHFVLKSPKYLILHASQKTSLKNRLKVLEDYYRQVLREKIQTYINQYEKILNESIQSFKIQKMKRIWGSCNMAKRTLLFNLELAKAPSEGIEYVVVHELLRLKAHHHNEYFRDLLSLYLPNWQRAKASLKETYLERS; encoded by the coding sequence ATGAAGGCTTATTGTTTGACTTTAAACGATACAGACATCGCTATAGAAAAAAAGGATATTAAGCATTTACATATTAGCGTTTGCCCGCCTGATGGCTCTGTGCATGTGTCTTGCCCCCTAGCTTTAAGCGATGAGGGTCTCAGGCTTTCTTTGATTAAAAGACTCCCTTGGATCAAAGAACAGCAACAAAATTTTTTAAACCAAAACAGACAAAGCCAAAGAGGGATGTTAGAAAGAGAAAGCCATTATCTTTTTGGGAAACGCTATCTGTTAAAGATGGAACACACCACGCAAAAACACTTCGTCCTTAAAAGCCCTAAATATTTAATCTTGCATGCTAGTCAAAAAACAAGCTTAAAAAACCGCTTAAAAGTGTTGGAAGACTATTACAGACAAGTCTTAAGAGAAAAAATACAAACCTACATCAACCAGTATGAAAAGATTTTAAACGAAAGCATACAAAGCTTTAAAATCCAAAAAATGAAACGGATATGGGGGAGTTGCAACATGGCTAAACGCACCTTGCTTTTTAATTTGGAACTGGCTAAAGCGCCTAGCGAGGGCATTGAATATGTGGTTGTGCATGAATTATTGCGTTTAAAAGCGCACCACCATAACGAATATTTTAGGGATTTATTGAGTTTGTATTTGCCCAATTGGCAAAGGGCTAAGGCCAGCCTCAAAGAGACTTATTTGGAGCGTTCTTAA